The segment GGGCAACGGTTGCTCAGCGTCCCGATCAGATTGGTGTGATCGGTATCGAGACAGCGGCGAAAGTGCTGAAAGGCGAAAAAACGCAGGCCATCATTCCGGTTGACCTGAAGCTGGTAGCAAAATAATTAAAGAATAAAGCAGGGCTCGCGCCACCCGTTTGTGGTGGCGCATTATTAACGTAGTAGCGGGATTCGACATAATGAAAACGGGTAAGCTGGTGGTGCTGGGCAGTATTAATGCTGACCATATTCTCAATCTTGAGCAATTTCCCCGCCCGGGCGAAACGGTTATCGGTGAGCAATATAGCGTTGCTTTCGGTGGGAAAGGCGCCAATCAGGCCGTTGCCGCTGGCCGAAGCGGTGCAGACATCGCCTTTATTGCCTGCGTCGGAGACGATGATATTGGCGCCCGTATTTGCCAGCAGTTATCCAAGGACAATATTGATGTTTCCGCCGTCGAGGCTATCTCCGGGGAAACAACCGGCGTTGCGCTGATTTTTGTTAACGCCGACGCTGAGAACATGATCGCGATTAACGCCGGCGCGAATGCGGCCGTAACGCCTGATTACCTTCATCGTCATCAGCAACACATTATGGATGCCTCTGCGTTGCTGATGCAGCTTGAGTCGCCGTTGGAAACGGTCATCGCAGCAGCCAAACTGGCGCATGAACACCAGACGAAAGTGATTCTTAACCCCGCACCTGCACGTGAGCTGCCTGATGAGCTGTTATCGCGGGTCGATATGATCACACCAAATGAAACCGAAGCGCAGTTCCTGACGGGAATTACCGTCGAGACGGAAGAAGATGCGGCTCGCGCAGCACAGGTTCTGCACGATAAAGGCATTGAAACGGTTCTCATCACGTTGGGTAGCCGTGGTGTATGGCTAAGTGAAAACGGCCAGGGGCAGCGTATACCGGGGTATCGTGTAAAAGCCGTGGATACTATCGCCGCTGGGGATACATTTAATGGTGCGCTTGTTACCGCGTTGCTGGAAAATAAACCGATGTCCTCCGCCGTAAAATTTGCCCATGCGGCAGCGGCGATAGCCGTTACTCGCCGAGGTGCTCAGCCCTCTGTCCCATGGCGTGAAGAGATCGACGAATTTTTGCAAACCCAGGGGTGATCTTTGGCCACCATGAAAGATGTCGCCCGTCTTGCGGGCGTTTCTACTTCTACCGTATCTCACGTCATTAATAACAACCGCTTTGTCAGCGACACCATTCGCGAAAAAGTGATGAAGGCCGTTGAGGATCTCAACTATGCGCCGTCTGCGCTGGCCAGGAGTCTGAAAATAAACCAGACCCGCACCATCGGCATGTTGCTCACTGCCAGTAATAACCCGTTTTATGCTGAAGTGGTGCGTGGCGTTGAGCGTTGCTGCTATGAGCGTGGCTATAGTCTGATTCTGTGCAACACCGAAGGCGATCGCGACAGAATGAGCCATAGCCTTGAAACGCTGCTGCAAAAGCGGGTCGATGGCGTAC is part of the Pectobacterium carotovorum genome and harbors:
- the rbsK gene encoding ribokinase, with product MKTGKLVVLGSINADHILNLEQFPRPGETVIGEQYSVAFGGKGANQAVAAGRSGADIAFIACVGDDDIGARICQQLSKDNIDVSAVEAISGETTGVALIFVNADAENMIAINAGANAAVTPDYLHRHQQHIMDASALLMQLESPLETVIAAAKLAHEHQTKVILNPAPARELPDELLSRVDMITPNETEAQFLTGITVETEEDAARAAQVLHDKGIETVLITLGSRGVWLSENGQGQRIPGYRVKAVDTIAAGDTFNGALVTALLENKPMSSAVKFAHAAAAIAVTRRGAQPSVPWREEIDEFLQTQG